The stretch of DNA TCTGAATTTACCCATTGTTATTTCTCAAGGGATCATAAGACCTGCCGTTGATGAGGATCAAGCACAGCTATTTATGAAGCGTGTTGAAGAATTCCCTAAAGAAGTCGAATGGTGGGAGAAGGCTCGTTGTGAAATCTCAGTCCCCAGTATGGTCATCCCTCCAAATCTAGGGGCTCTATTCATAAAAAATGGGGTTACTATAAATAACGATCTCTATATTCGAGGATTGTCTAACGCCTGTATTAAACTAGGCACTCAGTTCTATGATGAGCTAATAGAGACCCTTGCCGATATCGAGGAGTTCTATGATCGTATCATAGTGACTCCAGGAGCCAATGCCTCAATACTTCCTGAACTTAAAGACATGCCAGTAAGTAAAGTAAAAGGACAACTGCTGGAGATTAGTTGGCCCAAAGATCTTGCTATCCCTTTATTCAGTATTAACGCTCATAAATATATGATCGCTAATACACAGAAGAATACCTGCATTTTGGGGGCTACTTTCGAACACAACCAACCCGAAGAAACTCCAGACCCAGCCATTGCCTATCAGGAAATTATGCCTCCTGTGCTTTCCCTATTTCCAGGACTTAAAGATGCTGAAGTTTTACACTGCTATGCTGGTATGCGTTCATCTAGCAAGTCACGTCTTCCTGTCATTTGTAAGATTAAAGAAAAACTCTGGTTCTTAGGGGGATTAGGATCGAAAGGACTGCTATATCACGGCATCACAGGAGACATGCTCGCTCAGGCAGTCCTACGCAATTCTACAGCTTATATTGCTAAAGAATTTCTATTTACTCTTTAACAAGAGCTCTCTCTTCTTCCTGCTTTGCAAGATAAAAGGCAAAGGAAAAATTAAAGAAGAAAGCAACAGCAGGAGTTAAAATCAAAGCAATAGGAACAATAAGCACAAAAATCTGAGCTAGAAACGACCAGGTATGTATATCTGCAATTGCAACAAGATGTGTCATCAAATAAAAAGAATCTAAAGCTAACCAGCCCGATAGACCTAAAGGAACCAAAGCGATGACCACGCCTACAAACTGGCGAAGGACATTCCCACGAAAGCACTCTAATAACTTCATATAGTCAATTGCCTCTTGATTATGGAGGGCAGGAATGCAAAAAAACAAACAAGCAAAAGCACCTAAGAAAAGTAAAATCAACGATGTTGCTGATAGATAGGGAATGAAAATCAGCAGTGTATGGAATAGCTTACCCACCCAAGGAAGAGACCCTAAAAAAGAAGAGAGCATAATTACAGTGACCACAGCAACCATAGCGATGAAGAAAGGCATCGATACAAGGAGAGACAGCCATAAGGATGACCATGTTTTCTTAACAGCAAAAGAGAGTTTACTTGTTTCTCCCTGTGACTCTTTGTTTAATAAAAATTGCACAATAATTGCCGAAGCGCAAATCACGCTGAAAGCACAAAAAAAAGCCCCTAAAGCTAGGGTAGACAAAGAAATATGAGGTATTAGCTGAGAACAGAGCTTTAAAAATAACGCAAAAATAAAACCAAAACAACATAAACTGCAGAAAATAAAGCAGAATCTTTGCTTATTAAAAATGTTTTTAAATGCATTTTGACTTAATTCGTCGAATGATTGTGTCATACTTACTCCCTACAACATTGTGCTTATAACAAAGACACGCTAGCTTTTTCCTGAGCAATTTCATCTAAGGATATTTGAATCTTATTTCTGATAAACGGCTCCCAAGGCAATCCAGGAATGATTTCATAATCACCAGAAGGCAACATACGACATGGGAAACCAAAAATCAAGTCTTCAGGAATCCCATAAGGATTATGATCCGAACAAACTCCAGAAGAAAACCACTCTTCACTTTTAGGACAAAAAATAGATCGGGCAGCCTCTGCAAGTGCTCGAGATGCCGATGCTGCCGAAGACTTCCCTCTAGCTTCGATCACAGCACTCCCACGATTCTGTACGGAGTGTACTAAAATATTTTCTAACCAATCTCGATCCCCAATAAACTCTGCAGCAGACTTTCCAGAAATACGTGCTTGTGTGAAGTCAGGGACCTGCTTTACTGAGTGATTTCCCCAGACAACAATACGTGAGACCTCCTCTATAGGAACTCCAGCACGATGAGCAAGCATGCTACGCATACGATTCTGATCTAGGCGTAACATGGCGTGGAAATTTTTCCGATGTAATCTCGGTGCATTTTTCATAGCAATCCAACAATTCGTATTGACAGGATTCCCCACAACAAAAACCTTAGCTTCTCTTTTTGCTGCTGTATTTAAAGCTGCTCCCTGTAAAGAAAAGATCTTGCCATTTTGCTTTAAAAGGTCTCCTCGCTCCATACCAGGCCCACGAGGTACGGCACCTATAAGAAAAGCTGCGTCAATGCTGTCAAAAGCATCGCTTAATGATGTAGAGACTCGGAGATGATGTAAGAGAGGATACGCACCATCATCGAGCTCCATACGCACTCCAGAGAGAGCTCTTTCTGTACCTGGCAAATCATAGATCCGTAAATCTATACCGCGATCTGTTCCAAAAACATCCCCGTGGGCTAATGCAAATAAAAAACTATAAGCAATCTGCCCCGTACCTCCTGTGACGGCAACTCGAATGATCTCTTTGAATGCCATAAGCACCCCCTTTAAAAAAAATCACTATAGTCTTTAAGTAGAAACAAAACAAGAAATTGAAAAAAAAGTCCGTCCCTAACTAAAACTCATAAAGCCCTAAACTTTTGTCTTTCTATACACCAACATCTTTCTAAGCATCTTAAAACCAAAGTAAATGCTCAAAAGATTCTACAAAATTCTCACACTAATTTAACTCTATACCTTAGAAAAGTTCCTGTCGTGAAGATTCTAAAGATCTCAGGAACTTTAGGGCCTCTTCCTTTCAAAAGGAGAGGGTGGACGCCATACCCAAGTAGCTTCCGAATCTGGATCTGGAGGCTCCATAGTAGAGACCTCTTCTTCTATAGACGGCACCCCCTCTGCCAAACGCCTCTGTTCACTTTCTAAAGCAGCCTGTCTTTGTGTTTCAGCCATCTCGATACAGCTCTCATTATAAGAAAGCATTGTTTCAATAGACCCCGTCCATTCTGTGCTTCTCGTAAAGGTATCTCTAAGATATCTTTGAGTCATTATCTCGAAATCACTCCAGAGAAGGATTTCTTGTCGCGACAGAAATGCAAAAACAGAACCTCCTCTCTCAGGTGGTGGTAAACTAAACGAAGCCAAGGCTGCTGGAATATGATCACTATAGTAAGAGAAAAGACGAACTAAATCTTGATCACATTTTGATCCATCTATAAAAAGATCTACGTGCACTTGCTTGAAAAGTTGAACGAATAATTTCTTACAGTAATTTATAGAAAGGTATTGATGAAGATAAGGATAGCTAAAGTAGCACCATTCTTTCCATAAACCCTCAGCCGTAAGAAGATTTGGAAACTCCTCGACTAATATGTCATAGACTTCTTCTTGAGATGGCACAGTCTGTGCAAGCGCTGCTGCTCTTGTACAAATGTTCTCCACTTCTTCGTAAATACATACTCCTAAAACAGCACTTAAGAACTCTGTTTTCAAACGAGAGTGTACGGCTGTTTCTCTACCTTTCTGATCTTCATTTCTACTATTGTATTCATATTTTGGGTGCTGGAAAAAACGAGACCGCGGAGCAATACGGTCTACTAAAAACCGAAATTCCTTGGGGTATAAAAACTGCCGTTGAATCTCTAAAGAAAGAGAACTGATCTTTTCCTTGTATTGCGGCTTTAGAAAGAGGTTCTGATTCATGATATATTGAACATCTTCTTTCCAAGCTTCTAATGTCACAAGAGAGAATTTTTCCTTATATGCCCGAAAATCTTTAGATAAGCTTGCATTCTCGTCTTTGAGAAGGAGATTCTCAGATATGAAAGCTTGAAGACTTTGTTCAAGCAAAGCATTCTGATCTTGCAGACCTGCATTCTCCACCTCTAAATCTTTCAACCTAGAGACTTGGTTAGTACAAGTTTCTTTCGTCTCTTGGAATTCCTGTTTAAGTTGAGAGTTTTTATTCTTCAGCTCCGTATTCTCTGTTTCTAGATCCGAAACGTATTTTGCATGTATTCCGTGTAAATAACTTGGATCCACAAGCTTCCTGTTCTCTTCAAATAAATGCGCGCATCTATCTTCGAAAGCACTATTTTCAGCCTCTAATTCTCTAATACGTAACAAATCCTGTTCTTGTTTGACAACAACGTCATGACCTATCGTATCTACTTTTCTTATCATAGAGAAAATAAACCGTATCATAAGAACTGCCAAACCAGAAAGGCCTATAGCTATCGAAATAAGACCTAGAACAGTAAAAATTAAACCAGAAGAACCTCCTAAAGCAGTACATGCTAAAAGGATGGTTCCTAAAATTGTCATAAGCGCAAAAATTATCGCGGCGATTTTAGAAAAAAAAACGCCAGTCTTTATTAAACCCGATCCTAAGGATGATGAAAGCTTGCCCTGATCAACCACAGATTCTAAAGGAGAAGAAGACATGGAACTAAATGAGCCTGCATTAAAGTGAAAATATTTTATTTAAACAGTTATGAAACTAGGCTGTAGAATATGGCACCTCGCGACCCTATCCAGGCACCAGCAGTAGATTTAACTACTTGCTTACCCCTACGAGTCGGTAAAATACCATGAATGTCTAAAAATCCACGAGAACGTACTGCAATGAAAAACATCCTATCCCCACAAATTTTCCGAATCCGAAGGAAAGATTATACCACAGAGACAAAATAAAACGCCTCAGGAAAAATCTTAGTTTAGGAGGAGGGGTAGTGAAATTTTTACACAAACTTGATGTTGAAAAGCGTTAATAAAGCCGCAGCCTCAGGAAAATTGGAAGCATCAGCACCCTCGATTAACTCGAGGACACGGTTTGCCAATGCCTTGCCCAAAGAGACTCCTTCCTGATCGAAAGAGTTAATACCCCAACAGAAACCTTGAAAGACGATTTTATTCTCATAATAGGAAAGCAATTCTCCAAGAGAATAAGGATTCAACTGACTAGAAACCAAAACTGAAGAGGGGCGGTTTCCATCAAAATTTTTATTTAAATTAGTATTTTCACAGCCAGATGCTAAGGCAATCGCTTGAGCAATCATATTGGCAAAGAGCTTTTGCGACGAACTGGTTCCGTGAAACGAGATGTCTTCACCCCGCTGGCTTTTTTCAAAGCCTATAAACTCTACGGGAATAATGTCCGTACCCTGATGGAGACACTGGAAAAAGGAATGCTGTCCATTCGTTCCTGGCTCGCCCCAAATCACAGGGCTGGTAGAAAATCCCGCTCTTTTACCAGCTTGTGTGATGCTTTTCCCATTAGATTCCATACAACACTGCTGCAAATGAGCTGGGAAAAACTCTAAACCTGAAGAATAAGGAATGACAGCCTCTGTTGAGCAACCTAAGAAATTCCGATTCCAAATGCTAATCAAAGCCGAAAGCATAGGAAGATTCTCTCTGGCATTAGGCTGCAAAGCCACTTGATCCATAGCTGAAGCTCCTTGGAGCAATTCCAAGAAAACCTCAAAACCGTAAGCAAAGCCTAAAACGACACCACCAACCATAGAAGTGGAGGAAAATCTTCCTCCAATGCTTTCCCAAAGATGAAATACCTCAAGATACTTACCAGGATCATCCATAGGACTGCCTTCACAAGTGACTGCTATAAAATGATCTTTAAATGAGAGGCCTTTCTTCACAAAATAATCTGCAAAAAAGGCCTCATTCACTGCTGTCTCTACTGTAGTTCCTGACTTTGATACTGTAACTACTAAAGTCTTAGCACAATCTATGGTATTTAAAATTTCGGCACCATTGTCAGGATCAATGTTAGAGATAAAATGTACGTGCTTATCCGTAGGGCAATACGCACGGAGTGCCCGATAGAGTGCTTTGGGACCTAGCTCAGACCCACCGATTCCTATCTGCACTATGGTAGTAAACTGACTTCTGACCTCGGTTAAGAAATCCTCAAGACGTTGCGCCTCGACGCGAGACCTTACTGCGATATCTTGAGCCTGTCCTGTAAAAGAGCTCTCTGTTACCCATGCCCGCGTTGCAGTATGTAATGCAGGTCGCATCTCACTTGGGAACCCTTCAATATAGTTTACAACTTGGCCCTGCTGCATTGCTAACATAGAATCGTGTAATCCTCTTTCTTCGGCTAACGAGGTCAGTGCAGCAAGCACAGCCTCATCCAAACGTTCTGTAGCAAAGCTAAAAGTAAATCCCCCTCCTAGCAAAGAAAACTTCTTGATTCTCTCTTCAGAGAGAGCTCCAGGAGCTGTAAGATCTAGGGGATTTAAAGCAAGCTCTTGAAGTATCTTTGTTGAATCACAATCTAAAAATCTTTTTCTTTGCATTCTTTTTCTCTCTGTAGCTTGAAAATTGCTCAGCTCTCTATACTAAAGTTAAATTCGTTAGCGAGTACTACGCTTTATGCCCTTGACCCAGTTTCAAAAAATAATTTTAGAACAATTTTCATTGTTCCTATCTGTAGATCGTGGTCTTTGCCAAAAATCTATAGAGGCTTATCGCCAAGATATCACTTCCTTCCTCTCAATAAATGGCATAAACTCTCCGCAAGATATTTCACAAAACAGCGTTTATATCTTTGCAGAAGAGCTCTATAGACGTAAAGAAGCGGAGACTACTTTAGCGCGCAGGCTCATTGCTTTAAAAGTATTTTTTCTCTTCTTAAAAGATCAGCAACTTCTTGCCCATCCCCCAATAATAGAGCAACCAAAAATATGGAAACGCCTTCCTTCAGTACTCACTCCTCAAGAAGTTGACGCTCTACTTGCTGTTCCTCAACAACTTGAAAAAAATCTTCCACAACTTGCTTTCCGAGATACAGCCATTCTCCATACACTATATTCAACTGGTATCCGAGTTTCCGAACTTTGCGACCTACGTTTGGGCCACGTCTCTGATGATTGCATCCGCATCACAGGAAAAGGTTCTAAAACTCGACTTGTTCCTCTCGGTTCTAGAGCAAGAGAAGCTATCGATGCGTATCTTTGTCCTTTCCGAGACCAATACCAGAAAAAAAATCCTAAAGAAGACCACCTTTTCTTATCTATCCGGGGACACAAGCTGGAACGCTCTTGCGTATGGCGCCGCATCCATAACTATGCAAAGCAAGTTACCTCAAAATCCACGTCCCCTCACTCATTACGACATGCCTTCGCTACACACCTATTAGACAATAAGGCAGACCTACGAGTCATTCAAGAAATGTTAGGTCATGCTCGCATCGCTTCTACAGAAGTGTATACTCACGTAGCCGCAGACTCTCTAATAGAGAAGTTCCTTTCCCACCACCCAAGAAATCTCTAATCGCATTCATAGAAAATCGTGCCATCTTCAAATCGGGTGTAGCATCCACGATTTTCTTGACCCGTGTTTTTAGTATAGCCATAAGTCTCTGGATAGTAGTAACCATAGTCATAAGGGTAATAAAAACTATAAGGTACAGACCCCTCTTCTTCTTGAAATTGAAGACCAACTACAGGGTGGACTTGAACCTTCCCTTCAGATTCTAATAGGGGCACAGCCACTACAGTTAAAGCACTAAGTTCCTGTGGACAATACGTTGCGAAAAATATAACGGATAGTGTTATGATTTTCTTCATAATAAAGATCTCTAAAAAATCTAACCATTAGATTTCATTTTACTATGAATAGCAAATTTTATGGGAATTTAAAAAAGGAGATGCCCAGGATAGGACTTGAACCTACATGCCCGAAAGCACTGGATCCTAAATCCAGCGTGTCTACCAATTTCACCACCTGGGCAGAGCATCTTTGTCAAAATATATGAAACTGACTTGTTTATTCTCTATAGCTAGCTTGTTTTTTGCAAACAAAAATCCTAAGATTTCCCTTCTATTTTTACTTTCCCTCTAAACCTCTTACAATCAAACTTGCAGGAAAATGATGTTTTAGCTAATTTTCCTTTTTTCTACGCACTCAAATTACAAATCATGAATACTCCTGTTCCTTCTGCAGTCCCTTCTGCAAACATAACCCTAAAAGACGATAGCTCAACAGCTTCTTCTACATCTTCTGGTGTGCTAAAAACTATAGCAGGTGAAGTCCTAGTCTCTTGTACAGGATTAGAAGGAAGTTCTTCTACAGAAACCCTAGTGAACTTGGCTTTAGGACAAATCATTCTTGCTAGCCAACAAGAACTGTTATCACAAAACATAATTCGTTATCAAATACTCTTCCTACCTCGTGAAGCTATAGACCTAGAAATCGAGATTGTTGACTTGTTAGCTCAACTTGAAAATGCCGACACGACGACAGATATTACGCAAACAACACAACTTCAAAGCAAAAGCGAGCAAAAGCTTCCTCAAGAAAGCAGCGGTAGACAATCGGCCCTATCCCCACGTTCCTTAAAATCTTCAACTTCTCATGCTACGCAAAAGCAAGCTCTTCAAACAACAAAGGCCGATTCTTCAAGAAAACAAAGCGAAACATCCTCAAACGAAACAGAGACCCACACCTCCCTATTCTTAGCGACTTCCAGTTCGCAAAGACCACAAGCAAGTACTCCAGAAAAAACACTATTAGAACAAGAAAAAGCAACTTCTTCATCACCTCTTTCACAATTCTCTGCAGAGAAACGAGAAGAGACCCTTGTCACCTCTAAATCTCATGAACTACATAAAGAACGTGACGAGAATCGACAACAAAGAGAGCAGCATGATAGGAGACACGACAGTGAAGAAGACCCGCTGTCTAAAAAGAAAAAAAAGAAACGTAACCTTAATTCAGATGGTATTGCCGAACAATCTAGTGGAACTCTAAGTATTTCTGCTTTAATCTTCTCAGATCAAATGCGGCCCTCTGTTGAAGAAAGTAATGGAAAAGAAACCACATTCAAAAAGAAGTTACCCTCTCCAATGTCTGTTTTTAGCAGAGCTACCTGTAATAAGTCTCCCTTATCTGCAGATTCTTTAATAAACGAACCTATACAAACTCCAAAAATAGAAAATGTCTTCCTAAGGTTCATGAAACTCATGGCAAGAATCTTAGGCCAAGCTGAAGCTGAAGCTAATGAACTCTATATGCGAGTAAAAAAGCGTACCGATGATGTAGATACACTGACCGTTCTTATCTCTAAAATCAATAATGAAAAGAAAGATATTGATTGGAGTAAAGATGAGGAAATGAAAACCCTCTTAAATAAGGCTAAAGAGATTGGTGTCACAATAGATACAGACAAATATGCTTGGACAGAAGAGGAGAAAAAGCTTCTAAAAGAGAATGTGCAAATGCGCAAAGAGAATATGGAGAAAATTACACAAATGGAAAGAACCGATATGCAAAGACACCTCCAAGAAATTTCCCAATGTCATCAAGCGCGTTCTAATGTATTGAAGCTATTAAAAGAACTTATGGACACCTTTGTTTACAACCTACGCCCCTAATGTCATATTTAAATTATTTACTAAAAAAAATCGCTGCATCTTCCAAAGAGGATTTCCCCTTTCCAGATAATTTGGAAAGCTATTTGGAAGGACATGTCCCAGATAAAAACATAGCCTTGGATACCTACCAAAAGATCTTTAAGATATCCTCTGAAGATCTTGAAAAAGTATATAAAGAGGGCTATCAAGCCTATCTTGATAAAGACTATGCAAAAAGTATTGATGTTTTTCGTTGGCTAGTTTTTTTCAATCCTTTCGTCTCTAAGTTTTGGTTTTCGTTAGGCGCCTCTTTACATATGGATCAGCAGTATCCACAAGCTTTGCACGCCTATGGAGTCACTGCAGTACTACGAGATAAAGATCCGTATCCTCATTACTATGCCTACATATGCTATACTCTTACAAATGAACATGAAGAAGCTGAAAAAGCTTTAGAATTGGCATGGGTACGTGTACAACACAAGCCTCTCTATAATGAACTGAAAGAAGAAATTATAGATATTAGAAAACACAAATAATGCGGAAACTCAACTATGTCCTCTTGGCTATCTCAAGCGAGTGAAGTTCTTCTCAACCAGGATCCTTATGTCCCTGATGCTCCTAGCATACAAGACTCTTCAACTATTAAGCTTAGCTATTCTATAACTGTAGCACCTCAAGAAGCTCAAAAGCCCCTCCCCAAGTTTTTCACTGAAAAATCTCAACAATCTCAAGGCGAGCCTCTGCCAACTTCTAATAAAACATTTACTATCGCAACTCCGAGAGAAAAAATATTACGCTTTGGCAGCTCATTTGAATCCCAACTCCAAAACACATCCCAGGCTCAGACTTCTTCTCCTTGGAATCTTTTCTCTCAAAAAAATAGCACAGAAGGAAGTAAAGTTTTAATACAAGAACTGACTATGCCAAAATCTTCAGAGAAAGATTTAGAGAAAACTCGAGGTAAGGCCCCTAGTTTTAGAGACGACAGCTCTTCTAAAAATCCTGAGACGCTTTACTCACAACAACGTTTAAGTTCGTTTGGATTCGCAGACTCCCCCTATTCCCAAAGTCATGGGAATCAACAGAAGGAATTCTTCCCATCCCGAAGAGAAAAGCATAGTGAAAATTATGCCAAAGAGCATATCCATGAAAAGAAAACAGAAATTAAAACTCAAATAAAAGATTTATGTAAAGACCCCTCCTCCCAAGATCAGGATCCCAACCAAAAACAAAAGAAAAATTCTTTTGTACAAGATAAATTGCGTAAAAATAGAGTGGCCAAAGCAGCACGAGCTGTTCCCGTAATTCCTCCTCCAAGCATAGGAGTGTTTACGTTAAGCTATCTACTAACAAAGCAAGGAATTCTTTCCGACTTTTCTTCTTATGCATGCCACAAAGATTCCGTGGAATCCACACAACGAGAGCTCGATGCTCTACATCAGAAGAGAATCGAGAATATCAAAGTCAGTATAGAGAAAGAAAAACGAGCAACGTTATGGGGTTCTCTTGCTGATATTGTCGAATGGCTTGCTCCTTTTGTTTCTATAGGGATAGGCGTTGTTGCCATCTTGAGTGGAGGCGGTATTTTTGCTTTTGTAGGCTTCTTTGCAGGGTTAATTTCTCTCGCTATCAAGTGTTTAGAAAAATTAAAGTTTTGGGATTGGCTAGAAAAACAGTTACCTATAAAAAATGAAAGCACGCGAAGAAAAATTATAAATATAATACAGTGGGTAGTCTATTTAACCCCTGTAATTCTCTCCATATGCACATTAAAAGTAGAAAATTTAGGTTTTTCTCCTATTATAGAAGGAGCCATCAAAGGAATCCAACCTGCAATAGAATCCGCAATGGCAGCTTTAAGATGTGCTATCCTGTTTTCTCAATCAGAAATATACAAACTCAAAGGGAAACTCACTAAAATCCAACTAAAAATTGAGTTAATTAGTTTTGATAGAGATGATAACTATGAACGTTCTCAAGAACTTTTAGATAATATGGAAAGTTCTTTCGAAGCTCTTTCAAAAATCTTAAATTACATGCGCGAACTAGATCAAGTGTACCTCCAATCCTTACGAAGATAAACACCAGAAGAAATGCTATGACTATATCTCCCTCAACAGCATCAACTCCTCTTTCTGAAGAGGAGTTTGATTTTTTCGTAACTGAAGGCACAACTGAAGAAAC from Candidatus Chlamydia corallus encodes:
- a CDS encoding malate dehydrogenase; translation: MAFKEIIRVAVTGGTGQIAYSFLFALAHGDVFGTDRGIDLRIYDLPGTERALSGVRMELDDGAYPLLHHLRVSTSLSDAFDSIDAAFLIGAVPRGPGMERGDLLKQNGKIFSLQGAALNTAAKREAKVFVVGNPVNTNCWIAMKNAPRLHRKNFHAMLRLDQNRMRSMLAHRAGVPIEEVSRIVVWGNHSVKQVPDFTQARISGKSAAEFIGDRDWLENILVHSVQNRGSAVIEARGKSSAASASRALAEAARSIFCPKSEEWFSSGVCSDHNPYGIPEDLIFGFPCRMLPSGDYEIIPGLPWEPFIRNKIQISLDEIAQEKASVSLL
- a CDS encoding site-specific tyrosine recombinase XerD — translated: MPLTQFQKIILEQFSLFLSVDRGLCQKSIEAYRQDITSFLSINGINSPQDISQNSVYIFAEELYRRKEAETTLARRLIALKVFFLFLKDQQLLAHPPIIEQPKIWKRLPSVLTPQEVDALLAVPQQLEKNLPQLAFRDTAILHTLYSTGIRVSELCDLRLGHVSDDCIRITGKGSKTRLVPLGSRAREAIDAYLCPFRDQYQKKNPKEDHLFLSIRGHKLERSCVWRRIHNYAKQVTSKSTSPHSLRHAFATHLLDNKADLRVIQEMLGHARIASTEVYTHVAADSLIEKFLSHHPRNL
- the ltuA gene encoding protein LtuA (LtuA (late transcription unit A protein) is found exclusively in the genus Chlamydia.); the encoded protein is MFFIAVRSRGFLDIHGILPTRRGKQVVKSTAGAWIGSRGAIFYSLVS
- a CDS encoding glucose-6-phosphate isomerase; the encoded protein is MQRKRFLDCDSTKILQELALNPLDLTAPGALSEERIKKFSLLGGGFTFSFATERLDEAVLAALTSLAEERGLHDSMLAMQQGQVVNYIEGFPSEMRPALHTATRAWVTESSFTGQAQDIAVRSRVEAQRLEDFLTEVRSQFTTIVQIGIGGSELGPKALYRALRAYCPTDKHVHFISNIDPDNGAEILNTIDCAKTLVVTVSKSGTTVETAVNEAFFADYFVKKGLSFKDHFIAVTCEGSPMDDPGKYLEVFHLWESIGGRFSSTSMVGGVVLGFAYGFEVFLELLQGASAMDQVALQPNARENLPMLSALISIWNRNFLGCSTEAVIPYSSGLEFFPAHLQQCCMESNGKSITQAGKRAGFSTSPVIWGEPGTNGQHSFFQCLHQGTDIIPVEFIGFEKSQRGEDISFHGTSSSQKLFANMIAQAIALASGCENTNLNKNFDGNRPSSVLVSSQLNPYSLGELLSYYENKIVFQGFCWGINSFDQEGVSLGKALANRVLELIEGADASNFPEAAALLTLFNIKFV
- a CDS encoding NAD(P)/FAD-dependent oxidoreductase, which encodes MRIAVLGAGYAGLSVTWHLLLHTQGTATIDLFDPVPIGEGASGMSSGLLHPFTGKKAIKPPLADQGINATHGLITEASKALNLPIVISQGIIRPAVDEDQAQLFMKRVEEFPKEVEWWEKARCEISVPSMVIPPNLGALFIKNGVTINNDLYIRGLSNACIKLGTQFYDELIETLADIEEFYDRIIVTPGANASILPELKDMPVSKVKGQLLEISWPKDLAIPLFSINAHKYMIANTQKNTCILGATFEHNQPEETPDPAIAYQEIMPPVLSLFPGLKDAEVLHCYAGMRSSSKSRLPVICKIKEKLWFLGGLGSKGLLYHGITGDMLAQAVLRNSTAYIAKEFLFTL
- a CDS encoding SycD/LcrH family type III secretion system chaperone, with the translated sequence MSYLNYLLKKIAASSKEDFPFPDNLESYLEGHVPDKNIALDTYQKIFKISSEDLEKVYKEGYQAYLDKDYAKSIDVFRWLVFFNPFVSKFWFSLGASLHMDQQYPQALHAYGVTAVLRDKDPYPHYYAYICYTLTNEHEEAEKALELAWVRVQHKPLYNELKEEIIDIRKHK